A segment of the Streptococcus dysgalactiae subsp. dysgalactiae genome:
ACAGGCTTCCTTTTCTCTTGCTCTGAATTCCATTGATAAGAGCAAGTAGTCAATATTTAGAGAGGGTTGATTTATTTCAACTGCTTGATGTTAGATAAGGGAATCTATTTTGTTAACCGTAAAACTTGGATTTGCTTAACTATTGTGCAAGGTGCCCAAAGAAATTTGGATGTTTTGCCTGTGTTTTGAAATCGCTATCTTTGTTATAATAACATCATCAAATAAAAGATGTTAGCGGTTTCTAGGCTTACAGTCAACTAGAACATTTACTAACAAAATAGGAGTTACATATGGTTGAATTAAATTTAAATCACATCTATAAAAAATACCCGAACACGACTCACTATGCTGTTGAGGATTTTGATTTGGATATTAAAGATAAAGAGTTCATCGTCTTTGTTGGTCCATCAGGATGTGGGAAATCAACAACACTTCGTATGATTGCTGGTCTTGAGGACATTTCAGAAGGAGAGTTGAAGATTGATGGCGAAGTAGTCAATGACAAATCTCCTAAAGACCGTGACATTGCTATGGTTTTCCAAAACTATGCTCTTTATCCTCATATGACTGTTTATGACAATATGGCCTTCGGTCTTAAATTACGTAAATACAAAAAAGATGATATTGATCGTCGCGTGAAAGAAGCTGCAGAAATTCTCGGTTTAACTGAGTTCTTGGAACGTAAACCTGCTGATCTTTCTGGAGGTCAACGCCAACGTGTTGCCATGGGTCGTGCCATTGTCCGTGATGCTAAAGTTTTCTTAATGGATGAACCTCTGTCAAACTTGGATGCCAAGCTTCGTGTGTCTATGCGTGCTGAAATTGCTAAAATACACCGTCGTATCGGCTCAACAACTATTTATGTTACCCATGATCAAACGGAAGCTATGACTTTAGCAGACCGCATTGTTATCATGAGTGCTACGAAAAACCCTCAAGGAAATGGGACGATTGGTAAGATTGAGCAAGTGGGCTCACCGCAAGAATTGTACAACCTTCCGGCTAATAAATTCGTTGCTGGCTTTATCGGGAGTCCTGCCATGAACTTCTTTGAAGTAGAAGTTAAAGACGGCCGCATCGTGAGTGAGGATGGCCTTGACATTGCTATTCCAGAAGGACAAGCAAAAATGCTTGAAGCGGCTGGCTACAAAGGTAAAAAAGTCACTTTTGGTATTCGTCCAGAAGACATTTCAAGCAACCAAATCGTGCATGACACTTATCCAAATGCGAATGTGAGTGCAGAAGTTTTGGTATCTGAACTGCTTGGTTCGGAGACGATGCTTTATGTGAAACTTGGTCAAACAGAGTTTGCTTCTCGTGTAGATGCGCGTGATTTCCATAGTCCAGGTGAACAAGTCAGTTTGACTTTCAATGTAGCAAAAGGTCATTTCTTTGATATTGATACAGCACAAGCTATTCGTTAAATAGACCTCCTAGAATATAACGAAGCCCTCAAAGGTGTTTGAGGACTTCGTTTTCTTACTGAAAGGACAGAGAAGAAGAAAATGAGTATACAAAAAAAATGGTGGCATCAGGCAACAATCTATCAAATTTATCCAAGATCTTTTAAAGACACAAGTGGTAATGGGATTGGCGATTTGAAGGGGATTACTAGTCAGTTGGATTATTTGCAAAAACTTGGTATTACAGCCATTTGGTTGTCACCAGTTTATCAGTCACCTATGGATGACAACGGCTACGATATCTCTGATTATGAAGCGATTGCAGAAGTTTTCGGAAATATGGATGACATGGATGACCTCTTAGCAGCAGCTAACGAGCGAGGCATTAAGATTATCATGGACTTGGTGGTCAACCACACCTCTGACGAACATGCCTGGTTTGTCGAAGCTAGAGAAAATCCCAACAGTCCTGAGCGTGATTACTATATTTGGCGTGACCAGCCTAATAATCTCATGTCTATCTTTTCAGGTTCTGCTTGGGAATTGGACGACGCATCAGGCCAATATTACCTGCATTTGTTTAGCAAGAAACAGCCTGACTTGAACTGGGAAAATGCTCAGCTGCGCCAAAAAATTTACGACATGATGAATTTCTGGATTGCCAAAGGCATCGGTGGTTTTCGTATGGACGTGATTGACCTGATTGGAAAGATACCAGATTCTGAAATTACAGGTAACGGACCTCGATTACACGATTACCTTAAAGAAATGAATCAAGCAACTTTTGGGAATCATGACTTGATGACTGTTGGTGAAACTTGGGGAGCAACGCCTGAAATCGCACGTCAATATTCTCGACCTGAGAATAAAGAATTGTCAATGGTATTCCAATTTGAGCATGTGGGATTGCAACACAAACCCAATGCTTCTAAATGGGATTATGCAGAAGAATTGGATGTCCCCGCTCTTAAAGCCATTTTTAGCAAGTGGCAGACCGAACTGAAGTTAGAAGAAGGTTGGAACTCTCTTTTTTGGAACAATCATGATCTTCCACGAGTATTGTCTATTTGGGGCAATGACAGTGAATACAGAGAAAAATCAGCTAAGGCACTGGCAATTTTGCTTCATTTGATGCGAGGCACTCCTTATATTTACCAAGGGGAAGAGATTGGCATGACTAATTATCCCTTCAAAGACTTAAAGGAGGTTGACGATATTGAATCCCTCAACTATGCTAAAGAGGCTATGGGAAATGGTGTGTCAGCTACTAGTGTTATGGATAGTATTCGTAAAGTAGGTCGAGATAATGCTAGAACACCGATGCAATGGTCCAATGAAAAACATGCTGGTTTTTCTGAAGCCCAAAAGACTTGGTTACCAGTTAATCCTAATTATCAGGAGATTAATGTGGCAGATGCTCTTGCTAATCCGGATTCAATCTTTTATACTTATCAAAAATTAATTGCTTTACGTAAGGAGCAAGACTGGTTAGTGGAAGCAGATTATAACCTTTTATCAACGGCTGATAAAGTATTTGCTTATCAGCGTCAATTTGGAGAAGACTCTTACGTGATTGTGGTCAATGTATCTAATGAAGAGCAAGTATTTGCCAAAGATTTGGCCGGTGCAGAAGTGATTATCACTAATACAGATGTGGATAAGGTCTTAGAAACCCAAATCCTAAAACCTTGGGATGCTTTTTGTGTTAAATGTTAAAAAATGTTAAAAAATGTTAATCGTTTCATTGAGTTAGTCTGTAACTGTTAGAGAAGTGATTAGAGAAAGGACTGAGTTCTGTATTGGACAGAGCTCAGTTCTTCTACGTTTAGGCCAGTTTATCAGTTGTGAGTGAAGGGAGCAGATATTTAATCAGAAGACTGTCATGAATGAAGATCGCCATCAGAGTTTTTCTAACAGGTATTTACTCAAAAGAATACACAAATGTACTTTACAGTACATCATGATGAAACAGATTCAAGATAAGTTGCAAAGATTTATGAAGGTAAATCAATAGTATGAAATAGCAATGTCACTTATTAGAAAATTTAGCAAGAGCTATGATGAGTAGTAAAAGAAATTACGAAAGGCAAACGACCAGTATTTAAATCTAAAAAATCAATAATGATATGTAAGCATCTATTTGGATTGAGTAGATGCTTGTCTATGTCCCAAAATAAAAAGTGTCATTGTATCAAAGATGGTATAAACTAGATGATCGTTAGCTGCCCTCGTTGTCAATGATCACATGTCTTGTTCAACAAATCGGAAATAATGTCTAACTGGATTAACGCGGTTTTGTGGTCTTTTGAAAATAGGAAAGAAGATAGGATTCTATATTGCAAGCGTTTGCATAATATGTTAAGATAAGCTTGTTAGAATCTTTTATCAATAGGAGGTCTTATGACAACGAGAGTCACACAAGGGTCTAAACACTACAAATATGCTATCAAAAAATTGAGCATAGGTGTTGTATCTGTAGCAACTGGGGCAAGTATTTTGCTCTATAGTCCGCAAGTTTTGGCACAAGAAAGCAGCCCAGAAACTGAGCTTACACTAACTCAGGCAGAGTCTGAGAAGAGGATAGTAGAACACCCCACTACTGTTGTTGATGAGGATATTAATGCAAACGCTGGCGTATCTTTAGAAAGTTCTGAGACCATAGCAGCAGTAGCCAACGCTTCAAGTCAAACGACTGAGAATCAGCTGTCGGCTAACCAAGCTAGTTCTTCTCAGATTGATCAAGTTAGTGAACCAACTAAGCCTCTTGCGACTGATGCGGCAGCAACAACTCCAGCGATTGCGGATAATCATTTGCGGCTGCATTTAAAAGCATTGCCAAAAGACCAGTCGCTTGAAAGTCTAGGCCTTTGGGTGTGGGATGATGTGGATCAGCCTTCAAAAGATTGGCCAAATGGTGCCATTCCATTGACTACAGCTAAAAAAGATGATTATGGTTATTACCTTGATGTCAAATTAGCAGAGAAACAACGCAAGCAGATTTCTTACCTTATCAACAACAAGGCTGGGGAAAACCTTTCAAAAGACCAGCACTTCCAGTTGCTGACGCCAGAAATGAATGAAGCTTGGGCAGATGAATCCTATAAGATTCATGCCTATGAGCCGCTTCAAAAAGGCTACATTCGGATTAACTATCACAATGAAACAGGTAACTACGATCATTTAGCCGTTTGGTTATTTAAAGATGTTCAACAGCCGTCAACCGATTGGCCAAACGGACTTGATTTGGTCAATAAAGGGCCTTATGGGGCTTATGTGGATGTGCCTCTAAAAGAAGGTGCCAAGGAAATTGGTTTCTTAATTTTAGATAAGAGCAAGTCAGGCGATGCCATCAAAGTTCAACCTAAGGACTACCTTTTCAAAGACCTAGACAATCATACACAGATTTTTATCAAAGACACCGATCCTAAGGTTTACAACAATCCTTATTATATTGATCAGGTTAGTCTCAAAGGGGCTGAGCAAACTGAATTGAGGGAGCTAAGAGCAACTTTTACCACCCTAGAAGGACTGGATCAGTCAGATGTGCTAAAAGCCATCAAAGTGACCGATAAAGATGGTAAAGCAGTTACCGTTGATGACCTTACCTTTGACAAGGACAATCCTGTGGTGATTCTCAAAGGGGACTTTAACGTAGCTGGAGCAAACTACACCGTTACGTACGGAGAGGTTAGCCAAGCTGCTCGCCAATCTTGGCAATTAAAAGATAAACTCTATGCTTACGATGGTGAACTTGGGGCTAGTCTAGCTGAAGATGGTTCAGTTAACTTGGCTTTATGGTCTCCGAGTGCTGACAGTGTTAAGGTTGTCGTTTACGATAAACAAGACCAGACAAAAGTGGTTGGTCAGGCTGATTTGACCAAGTCGGACAAGGGTGTTTGGAGAGCTCATCTGACCTCTGACAGTATCAAGGGCATTAGTGATTACACAGGCTACTATTACCTTTATGAAATCACGCGCGGTCAGGAAAAAGTCATGGTTTTGGATCCTTACGCCAAATCTCTAGCCGCGTGGAACAATGCGACCGCCACTGACCAGATTAAAACCGCTAAGGCTGCCTTTGTCAATCCAAGTCTCATTGGCCCTAAAGACCTTGACTTTGCTAAGATTGATCATTTTACCAAACGCGAAGATGCCATTATCTATGAAGCTCATGTACGAGATTTCACCTCAGACCCAAGCCTTGATGGCAAATTAAGGAATGAGTTTGGCACATTTGCTGCTTTTGTAGAGAAACTGGATTACCTCAAAGAGTTAGGAGTTACTCACGTTCAGCTACTGCCAGTTTTGAGTTATTTTTATGTGAACGAATTGGACAAGAGCCGCTCAACAGCTTATACGTCTTCAGATAATAATTACAACTGGGGGTATGACCCACAACACTACTTTGCCCTTTCTGGCATGTATTCGGCAAATCCTAACGACCCTGCTTTACGTATTGCAGAGCTTAAAAACCTTGTCAATGAGATTCATAAACGTGGCATGGGGATTATTTTAGATGTGGTTTATAACCATACCGCTAGAACTTATCTATTTGAAGATTTGGAACCTCACTATTATCACTTTATGAACGCTGACGGCACAGCAAGAGAAAGCTTTGGTGGAGGTCGTCTAGGAACGACACATGCTATGAGCCGTCGTATCTTGGTGGATTCGATCACTTATTTGACTCGTGAATTCAAGGTAGACGGTTTCCGTTTTGACATGATGGGTGACCATGATGCGGCAGCCATTGAACAAGCTTTCAAAGCAGCTAAGGCCATTAATCCTAATACTATTATGATTGGTGAAGGCTGGCGCACTTACCAAGGCGATGAGGGGAAAAAAGAAACAGCAGCCGACCAAGACTGGATGAAGGCAACTAATACGGTTGGGGTCTTCTCAGATGATATTCGAAACACCCTCAAATCAGGTTTTCCTAATGAAGGCACAGCGGCCTTTATTACCGGTGGCGCAAAAAATCTAGAAGGTTTGTTCAAAACAATCAAAGCACAACCTGGTAATTTTGAAGCGGATGCCCCAGGAGATGTGGTTCAGTATATTGCAGCCCATGACAATCTGACCTTGCATGATGTTATTGCCAAATCCATTAATAAGGATCCTAAAGTTGCCGAAGAAGAGATTCACAAGCGTATACGTTTAGGAAACACCTTGATTTTAACCGCTCAAGGGACTGCCTTTATTCATTCTGGTCAGGAATATGGACGGACCAAACACCTTTTAAATCCTGATTACAAGACAAAGGTTGCTGATGATAAGGTACCCAATAAGGCAACCCTGATTGAAGCCGTAGCAGAATATCCTTATTTCATCCATGATTCTTATGATTCGTCTGATGCGGTCAATCATTTTGACTGGTCAAAGGCAACAGATGGTCAAGCCAATCCAATTAGCTACCAAACACAGGCTTACACCAAGGGCTTGATTGCCCTTCGTCGCTCAAGCGATGCTTTCAGAAAAGCAAGTATGGCAGATGTCAACCGTGATGTGACCTTAATTACCCAAGCTGGTCAAGGAGATATTCAAAAAGATGACTTGATTATTGGTTACCAAACCATTGCTTCCAATGGGGATCGCTACGCTGTTTTTGTCAATGCGGATAGTAAAGCGCGCACCGTGGTCTTACCAGATAAGTACCGTCATTTGCTAAAAGCACAGGTGCTTGTGGATGCGCAGCAGGCTGGAACTAGTGTTATTGCTAACCCTAAAGGCATTCAGTTTATCAAAGATGGCTTGACTATCGATGGACTGACTGCTATTGTCTTGAAAGTGGCAGCAGGCGCAGTGGAGGCACCAAGTCAAACGCAGCAAGCAACGTCTGGACAGTCAGTAAGGCCAGTGTCAACGGCTGTTCCTAAGGCAAGTCCTTTGATGACACCAGACCAGAAACCTCAACAAGCTACCCTTCCTCAAACAGGCGAAATGACCTCAAAAGGGTTATTGGCAACTGGGATGACGATGTTAGTAGCAGCTTTTGGCCTCTTTACTAAGCGTCAAAAAGATTAAAAACCATGTCTAACAGAATCTGATACTTCTCAGGTTCTGTTTTTTTGGAGCATTTTAATAAAACCGCTGTGCTGTGATGATTTTTTGAGCGTCAAAAAAGAGCTGGGTCAACTTTCCTATGAGAGGAGTTGATTTAGCTCTAGCCTAATGATATTAATTGCCAAATACGGGTAAGATGCCAAAGAGAATAAAAAGATTGATCCAAAACGCCCCACAAAAGAGTAAGCCAAATAGGATGAGCCCCCAACGCTTGCTGATAGCTCCCATCAGAATAGTCAGGATACCGAGGATGAGAAACCCTTTTTGCATCACTAAAAAGTAAAGGTTATAATCCAAAACCATTGTGTCCCATCGAACAAAAAACATGGCCAGCCATAGCAGGCAAACTAAGACAAGGTAGGGTTTGGCATAGCGATTGATAAGGGGTCTAAACTGTGCTAACATTTGGCTAGGTTCCTTTCTATGAGGGCGCAAAGAGACTCATATTACCTTAGTTTTATTATAAAATAAAATGGTAACCCTTTCAAGACGGAATTAGTTGAGAAAGCCACTGCTTTGGTGTATGATAAGGGACAAGACCAAGACAAAGGAGATTAGCAATGACTTTTGAAGAAACCATAGCTCAGTTTACAACGATGGAAATCGGTGAGATAAAACAAGCCATCGAGAGTGGCAAAGATATGATTGTGTTTTTAGGGCGTTCAACCTGTCCTTTTTGCCGCCTTTTTGCTCCAAAACTGGCTCAAGTTGCTGAGGCCAACCATCTGGATGTTTTCTTTGTCGCTAGTGATAATCTTGCTGATGCGCAGCAACTTCAAGCCTTTCGCCAAGAGTATCACTTAGCGACTGTTCCAGCCTTGTTGGTGATTCACAGTGGTCAAGTGAGAGCGGTTTGTGATTCCAGTTTGACAGAAAGTGAGATTCTGACTTTTTTGACGACGAAAGAGTAGGGTTCTGGCCTGACTTTCTCTGTCAGAAAATAAGGTCTTGCCTTGCTATACGCTTCTATTTTTGTTATAGTAAGACATGACTTTTATAGAATAAAAAGGAGACATTATGGGATTTCCAACAATTTTAATGTTTGTGGTGATGCTTGCCTTGATTTGGTTTATGCAACGCCAACAAAAGAAACAAGCACAAGAGCGCCAAAATCAATTGAACGCAATTGAAAAAGGTGATGAAGTTGTCACAATCGGTGGCATGTTTGCCATCGTTGACGAAGTTGATTCAGCGGCTAAAAAAATCGTTCTAGATGTGGATGGGGTTTTCCTAACCTTTGAATTGTCTGCTATCAAACGTATTGTAACCAAAGCAACTACCGACCTTACACCTGTTGAGGCAGATGAGGTAGTAGTGGTTGATGAGCCTGCAGTTGAAGCGACAGATGACACTGAAAGTGCTATTGAAAGCAACTAAAAAGACTAAAAGTTTGGAGGGAAATTTCCAAGCTTTTTCTTTTGCATCGCTTTTTTGAGGAAATAGGATAGCTACCGTTATCATCTTTTTTGACAAAGGTAGCAAAAAAATGTCAGTTATTAGTCAGATGCTTGAAAGGCAGATGACACCTAGTAATAAAAAGCGAGCCAAACGGGGCGAAATATGATAGAATATGAGATAAGTATGCTTATCAATAAGGAAAAAACATGTTTGGATTAAAAGCGAAATCAAAAAAAGTTGTTTTGGATAAAATCCCAAAACACATTGGAATTATTATGGATGGCAATGGGCGCTGGGCAAAAAAACGGTTAAAGCCTAGAGTTTTTGGTCATAAAGCGGGAATGGATGCTTTGCAGGACGTGACGATTGCAGCTTCAGATTTAGGTGTCAAGGTCTTGACGGTCTATGCCTTCTCGACAGAAAACTGGTCTCGTCCTCAGGACGAAGTCTCTTTTATTATGAATTTACCAGTAGAGTTCTTTGACAAATACGTGCCAACCTTACATAAAAATAATGTTAAGGTGCAAATGATCGGAGAAACTCATCGTCTGCCTGTAGACACCTTGACAGCGCTAAATGCTGCCATTGATAAAACCAAGCGTAATACTGGCTTGATTTTGAATTTTGCCCTCAATTATGGTGGCCGTGCAGAAATTACCAGTGCTGTTCGTTTGATTGCCCAAGACGTCTTGGATGCTAAGTTAAATCCTGGTGACATTACAGAAGATTTGATTGCTAATTACCTGATGACGGATCATTTGCCATATCTTTATCGTGACCCTGATTTGATTATTCGCACAAGTGGGGAGTTGCGATTGAGCAATTTCTTGCCTTGGCAGTCAGCTTACAGTGAATTTTATTTCACACCAGTCTTGTGGCCTGATTTTAAAAAGGCAGAGTTACTAAAGGCCATTGCGGATTATAACCGCCGTCAACGTCGTTTTGGCAAGGTCTAAAAGGAGATAGTTATGAAAAAACGTGTTATCTGGGGAGGAGTAGCAGCAGCTATTTTTCTACCTTTTCTCATTATGGGAAGTTTACCATTCCAATTATTTGTGGGGATTTTAGCCATGATTGGCGTGTCAGAATTATTGAAGATGAGAAGGCTTGAAGTCTTTTCGTTTGAAGGGGTATTTGCTATGTTGGCAGCCTTTGTTTTGACAGTTCCGATGGACCATTACCTCACCTTCTTGCCGATTGACGCTAGTTTTGCAGGGTATGGGCTTCTAGTCTTTTTCCTCTTAGCAGGAACAGTCTTAAATAACAGAGCTTATTCTTTTGAAGATGCGACCTTTCCTATTGGGGCCAGCCTCTATGTTGGGATTGGTTTCCAAAACTTAGTCAATGCACGCATGTCAGGAATTGATAAAGTCTTGTTAGCTTTATTTATCGTTTGGGGGACAGATATCGGTGCCTATATGATTGGTCGCCAGTTTGGCAAACGCAAACTATTGCCTAGCGTATCTCCTAATAAAACGATTGAGGGGAGTTTAGGAGGAATTGCCTGCGCAGTCCTTATTTCCTTTGTTTTTATGCTAGTTGATCGTACCGTTTATGCGCCTCATCACTTTTTGGCCATGTTGCTTTTAGTTGCGCTCTTTTCGATTTTTGCCCAATTTGGAGATTTGGTTGAAAGTGCCATTAAACGACATTTTGGTGTGAAGGATTCTGGCAAACTGATCCCGGGACATGGTGGTATTTTGGACCGCTTTGACTCCATGATTTTTGTTTTTCCCATCATGCATCTATTTGGACTGTTTTAAGCAATAGCCAACAGTGTTTTTGCACGTTTAAGGGTGACTTATGCAAAGCCTGAGAACAACAAGCACTCAATAGAAATAATAGACTGAAAGGAACTCTATGTTAGGAATAATAACCTTTATTATTATTTTTGGGATTTTAGTCATTGTCCATGAATTTGGGCATTTCTATTTTGCCAAAAAATCTGGGATTCTTGTCAGAGAATTTGCCATTGGTATGGGCCCCAAAATCTTTTCGCATGTTGACCAAGAAGGGACTCTCTACACTTTGAGGATTTTGCCTTTGGGTGGTTACGTGCGTATGGC
Coding sequences within it:
- the yajC gene encoding preprotein translocase subunit YajC — translated: MGFPTILMFVVMLALIWFMQRQQKKQAQERQNQLNAIEKGDEVVTIGGMFAIVDEVDSAAKKIVLDVDGVFLTFELSAIKRIVTKATTDLTPVEADEVVVVDEPAVEATDDTESAIESN
- a CDS encoding ABC transporter ATP-binding protein encodes the protein MVELNLNHIYKKYPNTTHYAVEDFDLDIKDKEFIVFVGPSGCGKSTTLRMIAGLEDISEGELKIDGEVVNDKSPKDRDIAMVFQNYALYPHMTVYDNMAFGLKLRKYKKDDIDRRVKEAAEILGLTEFLERKPADLSGGQRQRVAMGRAIVRDAKVFLMDEPLSNLDAKLRVSMRAEIAKIHRRIGSTTIYVTHDQTEAMTLADRIVIMSATKNPQGNGTIGKIEQVGSPQELYNLPANKFVAGFIGSPAMNFFEVEVKDGRIVSEDGLDIAIPEGQAKMLEAAGYKGKKVTFGIRPEDISSNQIVHDTYPNANVSAEVLVSELLGSETMLYVKLGQTEFASRVDARDFHSPGEQVSLTFNVAKGHFFDIDTAQAIR
- the traF gene encoding conjugal transfer protein TraF, coding for MTFEETIAQFTTMEIGEIKQAIESGKDMIVFLGRSTCPFCRLFAPKLAQVAEANHLDVFFVASDNLADAQQLQAFRQEYHLATVPALLVIHSGQVRAVCDSSLTESEILTFLTTKE
- a CDS encoding pullulanase — encoded protein: MTTRVTQGSKHYKYAIKKLSIGVVSVATGASILLYSPQVLAQESSPETELTLTQAESEKRIVEHPTTVVDEDINANAGVSLESSETIAAVANASSQTTENQLSANQASSSQIDQVSEPTKPLATDAAATTPAIADNHLRLHLKALPKDQSLESLGLWVWDDVDQPSKDWPNGAIPLTTAKKDDYGYYLDVKLAEKQRKQISYLINNKAGENLSKDQHFQLLTPEMNEAWADESYKIHAYEPLQKGYIRINYHNETGNYDHLAVWLFKDVQQPSTDWPNGLDLVNKGPYGAYVDVPLKEGAKEIGFLILDKSKSGDAIKVQPKDYLFKDLDNHTQIFIKDTDPKVYNNPYYIDQVSLKGAEQTELRELRATFTTLEGLDQSDVLKAIKVTDKDGKAVTVDDLTFDKDNPVVILKGDFNVAGANYTVTYGEVSQAARQSWQLKDKLYAYDGELGASLAEDGSVNLALWSPSADSVKVVVYDKQDQTKVVGQADLTKSDKGVWRAHLTSDSIKGISDYTGYYYLYEITRGQEKVMVLDPYAKSLAAWNNATATDQIKTAKAAFVNPSLIGPKDLDFAKIDHFTKREDAIIYEAHVRDFTSDPSLDGKLRNEFGTFAAFVEKLDYLKELGVTHVQLLPVLSYFYVNELDKSRSTAYTSSDNNYNWGYDPQHYFALSGMYSANPNDPALRIAELKNLVNEIHKRGMGIILDVVYNHTARTYLFEDLEPHYYHFMNADGTARESFGGGRLGTTHAMSRRILVDSITYLTREFKVDGFRFDMMGDHDAAAIEQAFKAAKAINPNTIMIGEGWRTYQGDEGKKETAADQDWMKATNTVGVFSDDIRNTLKSGFPNEGTAAFITGGAKNLEGLFKTIKAQPGNFEADAPGDVVQYIAAHDNLTLHDVIAKSINKDPKVAEEEIHKRIRLGNTLILTAQGTAFIHSGQEYGRTKHLLNPDYKTKVADDKVPNKATLIEAVAEYPYFIHDSYDSSDAVNHFDWSKATDGQANPISYQTQAYTKGLIALRRSSDAFRKASMADVNRDVTLITQAGQGDIQKDDLIIGYQTIASNGDRYAVFVNADSKARTVVLPDKYRHLLKAQVLVDAQQAGTSVIANPKGIQFIKDGLTIDGLTAIVLKVAAGAVEAPSQTQQATSGQSVRPVSTAVPKASPLMTPDQKPQQATLPQTGEMTSKGLLATGMTMLVAAFGLFTKRQKD
- a CDS encoding phosphatidate cytidylyltransferase, whose amino-acid sequence is MKKRVIWGGVAAAIFLPFLIMGSLPFQLFVGILAMIGVSELLKMRRLEVFSFEGVFAMLAAFVLTVPMDHYLTFLPIDASFAGYGLLVFFLLAGTVLNNRAYSFEDATFPIGASLYVGIGFQNLVNARMSGIDKVLLALFIVWGTDIGAYMIGRQFGKRKLLPSVSPNKTIEGSLGGIACAVLISFVFMLVDRTVYAPHHFLAMLLLVALFSIFAQFGDLVESAIKRHFGVKDSGKLIPGHGGILDRFDSMIFVFPIMHLFGLF
- a CDS encoding isoprenyl transferase; the protein is MFGLKAKSKKVVLDKIPKHIGIIMDGNGRWAKKRLKPRVFGHKAGMDALQDVTIAASDLGVKVLTVYAFSTENWSRPQDEVSFIMNLPVEFFDKYVPTLHKNNVKVQMIGETHRLPVDTLTALNAAIDKTKRNTGLILNFALNYGGRAEITSAVRLIAQDVLDAKLNPGDITEDLIANYLMTDHLPYLYRDPDLIIRTSGELRLSNFLPWQSAYSEFYFTPVLWPDFKKAELLKAIADYNRRQRRFGKV
- the dexB gene encoding glucan 1,6-alpha-glucosidase DexB, producing the protein MQKKWWHQATIYQIYPRSFKDTSGNGIGDLKGITSQLDYLQKLGITAIWLSPVYQSPMDDNGYDISDYEAIAEVFGNMDDMDDLLAAANERGIKIIMDLVVNHTSDEHAWFVEARENPNSPERDYYIWRDQPNNLMSIFSGSAWELDDASGQYYLHLFSKKQPDLNWENAQLRQKIYDMMNFWIAKGIGGFRMDVIDLIGKIPDSEITGNGPRLHDYLKEMNQATFGNHDLMTVGETWGATPEIARQYSRPENKELSMVFQFEHVGLQHKPNASKWDYAEELDVPALKAIFSKWQTELKLEEGWNSLFWNNHDLPRVLSIWGNDSEYREKSAKALAILLHLMRGTPYIYQGEEIGMTNYPFKDLKEVDDIESLNYAKEAMGNGVSATSVMDSIRKVGRDNARTPMQWSNEKHAGFSEAQKTWLPVNPNYQEINVADALANPDSIFYTYQKLIALRKEQDWLVEADYNLLSTADKVFAYQRQFGEDSYVIVVNVSNEEQVFAKDLAGAEVIITNTDVDKVLETQILKPWDAFCVKC